A part of Lacibacter sp. H407 genomic DNA contains:
- a CDS encoding RNA recognition motif domain-containing protein, with amino-acid sequence MNIYVSNLSFNVQDEDLREFFTPYGEVTSAKIINDRESGKSRGFGFVEMSDDAASKKAIAELDGATVEGRAIKVVEAKPKEDRPARSGGGYNNGNSYNKNRY; translated from the coding sequence ATGAACATTTATGTTTCAAACTTGAGCTTCAACGTACAAGATGAAGACTTAAGAGAGTTTTTCACTCCTTACGGAGAAGTTACTTCAGCAAAAATCATTAACGACAGAGAGTCAGGGAAATCACGTGGTTTCGGATTCGTTGAAATGAGTGATGATGCTGCTTCTAAAAAAGCTATCGCTGAATTGGATGGCGCTACAGTTGAAGGCCGTGCCATCAAAGTAGTAGAAGCTAAACCAAAAGAAGATCGTCCTGCTCGCAGCGGCGGTGGTTACAACAACGGCAACAGTTACAACAAGAACAGATATTAA
- the bshB1 gene encoding bacillithiol biosynthesis deacetylase BshB1 codes for MKLDILAFGVHPDDVELSCAGTLMVEINNGKKVGVIDLTRGELGTRGTAETRKEEAAIAAKIMGVHVRENLGMRDGFFQNDETHQLQIIQKIRQYQPEIVICNALVDRHPDHGRSSKLVSDASFLSGLRKIETSFNGEAQQAWRPKYVFHYIQDRYAEPDFIFDITSVFDRKVESIKAYGTQFHNPNPGIDEPQTYISTPAYFDTLISRHKMFGKRIGVEYGEGFITEKRIGINTFDAIIQVST; via the coding sequence ATGAAATTAGATATACTCGCCTTTGGTGTTCATCCTGATGATGTGGAATTAAGTTGTGCCGGAACGTTAATGGTTGAAATCAACAACGGAAAAAAAGTAGGTGTCATTGATCTTACTCGTGGCGAATTGGGTACAAGAGGAACAGCCGAAACAAGAAAAGAAGAAGCAGCAATAGCAGCAAAGATTATGGGTGTGCATGTACGTGAAAACTTAGGGATGCGTGATGGATTTTTTCAGAACGATGAAACACATCAACTGCAGATCATTCAAAAAATTCGTCAATACCAACCGGAGATCGTTATTTGCAATGCATTGGTCGATCGTCATCCTGATCATGGTCGTTCATCAAAGCTTGTATCGGATGCAAGTTTTTTATCCGGACTTCGCAAAATCGAAACAAGTTTTAATGGGGAAGCACAACAGGCATGGCGGCCTAAATATGTGTTTCATTATATTCAGGATCGTTATGCAGAACCTGATTTTATTTTTGACATCACTTCTGTATTCGATCGTAAAGTTGAAAGTATCAAAGCATACGGTACACAGTTTCACAATCCAAATCCGGGGATCGATGAACCACAAACATATATTTCCACACCTGCTTATTTTGATACACTTATCTCCCGGCATAAAATGTTTGGCAAGCGCATTGGTGTGGAATACGGCGAAGGATTTATCACGGAGAAACGTATAGGTATCAACACGTTCGATGCAATTATACAGGTGAGCACCTAA
- a CDS encoding cytochrome c maturation protein CcmE domain-containing protein, with product MKTSHILILVVIAVAIGILISTMSDLSTYDTIDSAKAKPGKFLHLIAKLDTANGKQIEYDALKNPNYLSFHIKDSLGGATKVVYMKGKPPTDMERSERMVLKGKMTDSAFLCDDILIKCPSKYVDEKTKISTVSK from the coding sequence ATGAAGACGTCACATATCCTGATTTTAGTAGTAATTGCAGTGGCCATTGGTATATTGATAAGCACCATGAGCGACCTTTCAACCTACGATACGATCGATTCAGCCAAGGCCAAGCCCGGAAAGTTTTTACACCTGATCGCCAAGCTGGATACAGCCAATGGCAAACAGATCGAATACGATGCGTTGAAAAACCCCAACTATCTCAGCTTTCACATTAAAGATTCACTGGGTGGTGCTACAAAAGTGGTGTACATGAAAGGGAAGCCACCAACCGATATGGAGCGTAGCGAACGGATGGTGCTGAAAGGAAAAATGACCGACAGTGCATTTTTGTGTGACGATATTCTCATCAAGTGCCCGAGTAAGTACGTTGATGAAAAAACAAAGATCAGCACAGTTTCAAAATAA
- a CDS encoding methyltransferase domain-containing protein produces MSQNKLDADYWSNRYQQHQTGWDIGYGSTPLVEFLQSVTDKTISVLIPGCGNAYEAEWLMQNVFTNVTVLDISPVLTAALEERLKDQPINIVTADFFEHQQQYELILEQTFFCALDPAFRSKYVEHMHQLLKPGGRLVGVLFNREFDGGPPFGGTQEEYEPLFSKHLHIKKMELCNNSIPPRKGSELFFIAEKN; encoded by the coding sequence ATGTCACAAAATAAACTTGATGCAGATTACTGGAGCAATCGCTATCAACAACATCAAACCGGTTGGGATATTGGCTATGGCTCCACACCTCTTGTTGAATTTCTGCAATCGGTGACAGATAAAACAATTTCAGTTCTTATTCCCGGCTGTGGAAATGCGTACGAAGCTGAATGGTTAATGCAAAACGTTTTTACCAACGTTACTGTGCTGGATATCTCACCTGTATTAACAGCTGCATTGGAAGAGCGATTGAAAGATCAACCCATCAACATTGTTACAGCCGATTTTTTTGAGCATCAACAACAGTATGAGCTCATTCTTGAACAAACATTCTTTTGTGCACTTGATCCTGCATTCCGCAGCAAGTATGTTGAGCACATGCATCAATTGCTGAAACCCGGAGGCAGACTAGTTGGTGTATTATTTAATCGGGAATTTGACGGAGGCCCGCCCTTTGGCGGAACACAAGAAGAATACGAACCGCTTTTCAGCAAACATCTGCACATAAAAAAGATGGAGCTGTGTAACAACTCCATCCCGCCCCGCAAAGGGTCTGAACTATTTTTTATTGCTGAAAAGAATTAA
- a CDS encoding alpha/beta fold hydrolase: MKQFRLISMMLFALIIFSSTLFAQAKPVYVIVHGAWGGSWAFKKTDSLMTAAGAIVYRPSLTGQGERVHLASLEVGLNTHVDDVVNMILYEDLYNVILVGHSYGGMVITGVADRVPGRISQLIYLDAFVPEHGESVVRIQGARADGLMKMASNGYLIPAWVRPGQLPPKDVPHPVKTFTDTISLTNPKRLQLTTTYILTVAKGAAASTDDFALQADRAKKKGWSVVQLEADHNPQWSAVEALVELLLKTGRK, from the coding sequence ATGAAGCAGTTTCGCCTGATCAGTATGATGTTGTTTGCGTTGATAATTTTTTCGTCAACGTTATTTGCACAAGCTAAACCTGTGTATGTAATTGTACATGGTGCATGGGGTGGTAGCTGGGCATTTAAGAAAACTGATTCGTTAATGACGGCAGCAGGAGCAATTGTGTATCGCCCATCGTTAACCGGACAAGGGGAGCGGGTGCACCTTGCATCACTTGAAGTAGGTTTGAATACACATGTCGACGATGTGGTAAATATGATCTTGTATGAAGATCTGTACAATGTTATTTTAGTGGGGCATAGTTACGGAGGCATGGTGATTACCGGTGTGGCGGATCGTGTGCCCGGTAGAATCAGCCAATTGATCTATCTCGATGCATTTGTGCCGGAACATGGTGAAAGTGTTGTACGCATACAAGGAGCACGTGCTGATGGGTTGATGAAAATGGCCAGCAATGGTTACTTAATTCCTGCATGGGTAAGGCCGGGACAATTACCACCGAAAGATGTACCACATCCTGTAAAAACATTTACCGATACAATTTCATTGACGAATCCAAAGCGGTTACAATTGACCACTACTTATATACTTACTGTTGCGAAAGGCGCCGCAGCATCAACAGATGATTTTGCATTGCAGGCCGATCGGGCAAAAAAGAAAGGCTGGTCGGTAGTTCAACTGGAAGCAGATCATAATCCGCAATGGTCGGCAGTGGAAGCATTGGTGGAACTGTTGTTGAAGACGGGCAGGAAGTAA
- a CDS encoding agmatinase family protein, producing the protein MADLSGFDPNSAGNPNYNIFGLPFSEEDADLVVFPVPWEVTVSYKAGTARAPEHIYRASLQVDLHDNDTNDAWRRGIYMRDLDRKILLKSDYLRKEAELYINYISQGENVNDNKFMCKTLKEVNEGSLFLNNWVYEQTKELLAKGKLVALLGGDHSTPLGYFKAIAEKFGDFGILQIDAHLDLRESYEGFKYSHASVMFNALNEIPELKKLVQVGVRDYGDNEWKIVCDSNYRIVPYLDRDMKERQYEGQTWKQIADEIVEHLPANVYISFDIDGLDPKLCPHTGTPVMGGLETEQTFYLFRKIITSGRKLIGFDLNEVGISTTEWDENVGARVLYKLCNMLLACNPK; encoded by the coding sequence ATGGCCGATCTATCCGGGTTTGACCCCAACAGTGCGGGGAACCCCAACTACAACATATTCGGACTTCCTTTTTCAGAAGAAGATGCAGACCTCGTTGTGTTTCCCGTTCCATGGGAAGTAACCGTAAGCTACAAAGCAGGTACAGCCCGGGCTCCCGAACATATTTATCGTGCCAGCCTCCAGGTTGATCTGCATGATAATGATACCAACGATGCATGGCGACGTGGTATTTATATGCGTGACTTAGATCGGAAGATCCTCCTTAAAAGCGATTACCTCCGCAAAGAAGCAGAACTCTATATTAATTATATATCGCAGGGTGAAAATGTGAACGATAACAAGTTCATGTGCAAAACACTTAAAGAAGTGAATGAAGGAAGTTTGTTCCTCAACAACTGGGTGTACGAACAAACCAAAGAATTACTGGCGAAAGGAAAATTGGTAGCACTGCTCGGTGGCGACCACAGCACACCACTTGGTTACTTCAAAGCCATTGCAGAAAAGTTTGGCGATTTTGGTATCCTGCAAATTGATGCACATCTGGATCTGCGTGAATCATATGAAGGATTCAAGTATTCGCATGCATCGGTTATGTTCAATGCACTCAATGAAATTCCGGAACTGAAAAAATTGGTGCAGGTGGGCGTTCGTGATTATGGCGACAACGAATGGAAGATCGTATGCGACAGCAACTATCGCATTGTTCCTTACCTCGATCGAGACATGAAGGAGCGCCAGTACGAAGGACAAACCTGGAAACAAATTGCAGATGAAATAGTCGAGCATCTGCCTGCCAATGTTTATATCAGTTTTGATATTGATGGCTTGGATCCGAAGCTTTGCCCACATACGGGTACGCCGGTAATGGGTGGATTGGAAACGGAACAAACCTTTTATCTCTTCCGCAAAATCATCACCAGTGGACGAAAACTCATTGGCTTCGACTTGAACGAAGTTGGCATCAGCACTACCGAATGGGATGAAAATGTAGGTGCACGGGTATTATACAAACTTTGTAATATGTTATTGGCTTGTAATCCAAAATAA
- the ccsA gene encoding cytochrome c biogenesis protein CcsA produces MPFIGEQLLPGQIGNFLAVLSFVASLLATIAYFKATQSHIPTVQQNWKRIARVSFLAEIISVIGIFVALYFIISNHRFEYKYAWQHSNYQLPMQYILACFWEGQEGSFLLWSFWHCVLGGIIILREKKWEAPVMTTISFMQFALATMVIGIYFFDFKIGSNPFVLMRDQGMLSPEQFPIGFDSEGHLRSDYLSFIRDGNGLNPLLQNYWMTIHPPVLFLGFASTLVPFAFAIAGLWKKDYGGWVLPARPWALFSAGILGLGIMMGAAWAYESLTFGGYWAWDPVENASLVPWLISICGIHTLIAYKHTGHSLRATFLFFILQFLFIIYSTFLTRSGILGDTSVHAFTDLGMNAQLLTFLLIFVVPSLLLFGLRYKQIPTIVKEEAISAREFWLFVGSLLFFISAVFIIGKTSLPVINKIFGTKYAPAQDIEYSYNKVLILFSFVIAMLTAIGQYLKYKQTSRAAFIKSIWLPTLIALIASLSISIFGDINYTKYGVGFLAAIHLSIFAAVYSIIANGMYIVTGIKGKMIKAGASIAHVGFGLTLLGILVSASKKEVLSWNTSGIMVNFGEQSQENPAENLTLVKGIATDMGRYMVTYQGDSTHPSDPKQYFKIHFQYKNKEEGFTLYPDAFVNFKGNEGIMANPDSKHYIHKDVFTYITSLPNPDKNKDTSTFKDNKIKPGDTVFYSQGFLVLDEVGRDIKRKNVSYQSTDSVFAAKITVYAKDSSKYTAEPLLVLSGNNIRPVADTVISQSLILAFTGADKDGINLGVKESNSVLEYVTLKAYQFPAINVLWLGILVMTIGFLLATWNHIQKNRKSELKKV; encoded by the coding sequence ATGCCATTTATAGGTGAACAATTACTACCCGGACAAATAGGAAATTTCTTAGCGGTTCTCTCTTTTGTTGCTTCCCTGCTTGCCACTATTGCTTATTTCAAAGCAACACAATCGCACATACCAACGGTGCAGCAAAACTGGAAACGGATCGCCCGGGTATCGTTCCTGGCCGAGATCATTTCGGTGATCGGCATTTTCGTGGCGCTCTATTTTATTATTTCCAATCATCGGTTTGAATACAAATATGCATGGCAGCACAGCAATTATCAGTTGCCAATGCAATATATCCTGGCTTGTTTTTGGGAAGGGCAGGAGGGTAGTTTTCTCCTCTGGAGTTTCTGGCATTGTGTGCTCGGCGGCATCATCATTTTGCGTGAAAAGAAATGGGAAGCGCCTGTTATGACCACGATTAGTTTTATGCAGTTTGCATTGGCTACCATGGTAATAGGTATTTATTTCTTTGATTTTAAAATAGGTAGTAATCCGTTTGTGTTGATGCGTGATCAAGGCATGCTGAGCCCCGAACAATTCCCGATCGGGTTTGATTCGGAAGGGCATTTGCGCAGCGATTACCTCAGCTTTATTCGTGATGGAAATGGATTGAATCCTTTGTTACAAAACTATTGGATGACGATTCACCCGCCGGTTCTTTTCCTCGGCTTTGCAAGTACATTGGTGCCGTTTGCCTTTGCCATTGCCGGACTTTGGAAAAAAGATTATGGAGGTTGGGTATTACCCGCCCGTCCGTGGGCGTTGTTCAGTGCCGGTATTTTAGGGCTGGGTATTATGATGGGTGCGGCGTGGGCTTACGAAAGCTTGACCTTTGGTGGTTACTGGGCATGGGATCCGGTAGAGAATGCATCGCTTGTGCCCTGGTTGATCTCGATTTGTGGCATACATACTTTGATTGCCTATAAACACACCGGTCATTCGTTACGGGCAACATTCCTGTTCTTTATTCTGCAATTCCTGTTCATTATTTATTCTACCTTCTTAACCCGTAGTGGTATTTTGGGCGATACCAGCGTACATGCTTTCACTGATCTGGGAATGAATGCACAGTTGCTTACTTTCCTGTTGATCTTTGTTGTGCCTTCATTGCTGCTGTTTGGTTTGCGGTACAAACAAATTCCCACCATTGTAAAAGAAGAGGCGATCAGTGCACGTGAGTTCTGGTTGTTTGTGGGTTCATTGTTGTTCTTTATTTCGGCTGTATTTATTATCGGTAAAACATCGCTGCCTGTTATCAATAAAATTTTCGGAACCAAATACGCTCCGGCGCAGGATATTGAGTACTCCTATAATAAGGTATTGATCCTGTTTTCGTTTGTAATTGCAATGCTTACCGCTATTGGTCAGTATTTGAAATACAAACAAACCAGCCGTGCTGCGTTTATTAAATCAATTTGGTTGCCCACACTGATAGCCTTGATCGCTTCGCTCAGCATCAGCATTTTTGGCGATATCAACTATACCAAGTATGGTGTTGGATTTTTAGCTGCTATTCACCTCAGTATTTTTGCAGCGGTGTATTCGATCATCGCAAACGGCATGTATATCGTAACCGGCATCAAAGGAAAAATGATCAAAGCCGGTGCATCCATTGCACACGTTGGATTTGGTTTAACACTCTTGGGCATTCTTGTTTCTGCTTCCAAGAAAGAAGTATTGAGTTGGAACACCAGCGGCATCATGGTGAATTTTGGGGAGCAAAGCCAGGAAAATCCTGCTGAGAATTTAACGCTTGTAAAAGGTATTGCAACCGATATGGGTCGTTACATGGTTACCTATCAAGGCGATTCCACACATCCATCTGATCCCAAGCAATATTTCAAAATACATTTTCAATACAAGAACAAAGAAGAAGGATTTACATTGTATCCAGATGCGTTTGTGAACTTCAAAGGCAACGAAGGCATCATGGCAAATCCAGACAGTAAACATTACATCCACAAAGATGTGTTTACCTATATCACGTCATTGCCAAATCCTGATAAGAATAAGGATACATCCACTTTTAAAGACAACAAAATAAAACCAGGCGATACGGTTTTCTATTCACAGGGATTTCTTGTGCTGGATGAAGTGGGGCGGGATATTAAGCGGAAGAATGTATCGTATCAATCAACCGATTCTGTATTTGCTGCCAAGATCACTGTGTATGCGAAAGACAGCAGCAAGTATACTGCTGAGCCATTGCTTGTATTAAGTGGTAACAATATTCGTCCGGTAGCAGATACGGTTATTTCACAAAGTCTCATTCTGGCCTTTACAGGTGCTGATAAAGATGGAATTAACCTGGGTGTAAAAGAAAGTAACTCGGTACTGGAGTATGTGACTTTAAAAGCGTATCAATTCCCGGCCATCAATGTGTTGTGGTTGGGTATACTTGTAATGACAATCGGTTTTCTGCTTGCCACCTGGAATCATATTCAGAAGAACAGGAAGTCTGAGTTGAAGAAGGTTTGA
- a CDS encoding caspase family protein yields MKAIGFFTFFLFALAFQSTAQSCLSGNCSSGFGKFKYDNGDIYEGEFYDDKREGFGVYTWKSGEKFIGESLGNVFSGFGVMEFADGTKYIGDFKNGEFDGEGEKTSSSGTKQTGIFEKGKYLGKISYYGKAVGTTGCLNGDCYDGYGMKYYSGNDRYFGYFKDSLRNGYGAYYWDDGTRWVGQFERNLLTGYGTYFFITGEKYVGYFVDSKRNGWGINYDPTSGVKKIGFWKDNVLITPKSSMGVDGNTTGCISGDCKNGYGKYVYNNGYYEGYFKNGYRNGQGKYYFDIGDFYTGNFTDNKFAGKGTYYYTNGERYTGEWKDQRTHGKGELVQFDGTLKIGYWHEGKYQDKTTKPPGYDAWVNSNYNSGTTSSNTTASNTNTKPNNTVGNNTNTPTTNKPNTTKPNTPPVTTTNKPNTQPNNTKPNNTTPTNTNTGSATDFLDKVSIKKGLALVIGNSKYTFFGKLSNPGNDVVSVTNALRGSGFDVIVLNDGDRNKMVDKLREFAERLKGYEMGLFYYSGHGVKNGAENYMVPVDANMKNPEDVPLSCLGLSNVLTRMALAGTKMNIVILDACRTPFKEGKGSSDEFDPTPSLNSKSRPDETGIYFATSDGTPASDGVPGTNGIYTGELVKYLKYMCQDIKIEDIFKRVAREVKSKSNKVQVPEANSNITKDFYYQCKQ; encoded by the coding sequence ATGAAAGCAATTGGCTTTTTCACATTCTTTCTGTTTGCGCTTGCTTTTCAATCCACCGCCCAAAGTTGCCTGAGTGGCAATTGCAGCTCCGGTTTCGGAAAATTCAAATATGATAATGGCGACATCTACGAAGGCGAGTTCTACGATGATAAGCGGGAAGGCTTTGGCGTGTACACATGGAAAAGCGGCGAAAAATTTATTGGCGAAAGTCTTGGCAATGTATTTAGTGGCTTTGGTGTAATGGAGTTTGCGGATGGCACCAAGTACATCGGCGATTTTAAGAATGGTGAATTTGATGGTGAGGGTGAAAAAACTTCATCCAGCGGTACCAAACAAACCGGCATTTTTGAAAAAGGAAAATACCTTGGGAAAATATCTTATTATGGAAAAGCGGTTGGCACAACGGGTTGTTTGAATGGCGATTGTTATGATGGCTATGGCATGAAATATTATAGTGGTAACGATCGCTATTTCGGTTATTTCAAAGACAGTTTACGAAACGGGTATGGTGCTTATTATTGGGATGATGGCACCCGTTGGGTAGGTCAGTTCGAGCGAAACCTGTTAACTGGTTATGGCACTTATTTTTTTATTACAGGCGAAAAATATGTAGGCTATTTCGTTGACAGTAAGCGGAACGGATGGGGAATTAACTACGACCCTACCAGTGGCGTTAAGAAAATAGGTTTTTGGAAAGATAATGTGCTGATTACACCGAAAAGCTCCATGGGAGTAGATGGAAATACTACAGGCTGCATCAGTGGCGATTGTAAGAATGGTTATGGAAAGTATGTTTACAACAACGGTTACTATGAAGGGTATTTCAAAAATGGTTACCGGAATGGCCAAGGCAAATACTATTTTGACATTGGGGATTTTTATACAGGCAATTTTACTGATAATAAATTCGCCGGAAAAGGAACCTACTACTATACCAATGGCGAACGCTATACCGGCGAATGGAAAGATCAACGCACACACGGAAAAGGCGAGCTTGTTCAGTTTGACGGCACTTTAAAAATCGGTTACTGGCACGAAGGAAAATACCAGGACAAAACAACTAAGCCTCCCGGTTATGATGCATGGGTAAACAGCAATTACAATTCGGGCACTACATCATCAAACACCACTGCCTCTAACACAAATACAAAACCGAACAATACAGTTGGCAACAATACAAACACTCCAACCACAAACAAACCGAATACAACAAAACCAAACACCCCACCTGTTACAACTACAAACAAACCAAACACTCAGCCAAATAATACAAAGCCGAACAATACAACACCCACAAATACCAACACTGGCAGTGCTACCGACTTTCTTGATAAAGTAAGTATCAAAAAAGGATTGGCATTGGTGATCGGGAATTCAAAATATACCTTCTTTGGAAAGCTAAGCAACCCTGGCAACGATGTTGTGTCTGTTACAAATGCATTACGTGGAAGCGGGTTTGATGTAATTGTTTTGAATGATGGCGACCGAAATAAAATGGTAGATAAATTAAGAGAATTTGCAGAGCGTTTGAAAGGATATGAAATGGGGCTCTTCTATTATTCCGGACATGGAGTAAAAAACGGAGCTGAAAATTATATGGTACCGGTTGATGCAAACATGAAAAATCCGGAAGATGTACCACTCAGTTGTTTGGGGTTATCAAACGTACTTACCCGTATGGCATTGGCGGGAACCAAGATGAACATTGTGATATTGGATGCCTGTCGCACACCGTTTAAAGAAGGTAAAGGATCAAGCGATGAGTTCGACCCCACACCAAGTCTAAACAGCAAATCACGCCCCGATGAAACAGGTATTTACTTTGCAACGTCGGATGGTACGCCAGCATCGGATGGTGTGCCCGGCACCAATGGTATTTACACTGGAGAGCTGGTGAAATATTTAAAGTATATGTGCCAGGATATTAAGATCGAAGACATCTTTAAACGGGTGGCACGGGAAGTAAAATCAAAATCAAACAAAGTACAGGTGCCTGAGGCAAACAGTAATATCACAAAAGATTTTTATTATCAGTGTAAGCAATAA
- a CDS encoding DUF4294 domain-containing protein — protein MNRRKRISHLSVLLGFLLLGSLSALGQGAPLPSHPDSIPTKQTIKVEYGPNDTVFVKAMIIDGEIIGGREMGEVLVWGGNPKDAAKYWASWTRLRNAVYLTYPYARSAGVVMIDVNKNLEHIKGKAERKKYIKSREKELRAAFTNKVTDLSIYQGKVLMKLIHRQTGENCFEIVREMKGGFTAGFYQTLMFVVGSSLKQGWNPNDDKFDKQIEDIVQEYDRMYLGAPAYSKAAPPSRSR, from the coding sequence ATGAATCGCCGGAAACGAATATCACATTTATCTGTACTCTTAGGGTTTCTTCTGCTGGGCAGTTTATCTGCACTCGGGCAGGGAGCTCCGTTACCGTCGCATCCGGATTCAATTCCCACAAAACAAACCATCAAAGTTGAGTACGGTCCCAATGATACCGTTTTTGTAAAAGCGATGATCATCGATGGAGAGATCATCGGCGGAAGGGAAATGGGCGAAGTGTTGGTGTGGGGTGGTAATCCGAAAGATGCGGCGAAATACTGGGCCAGTTGGACGAGGCTTCGCAATGCTGTTTATCTCACGTATCCGTATGCACGCTCAGCAGGCGTTGTGATGATTGATGTAAATAAAAATCTGGAACATATCAAAGGCAAAGCGGAGCGGAAGAAATACATCAAATCAAGAGAAAAAGAATTACGAGCTGCCTTTACTAATAAAGTAACTGATCTTTCAATTTATCAGGGTAAAGTATTGATGAAGTTAATCCATCGTCAAACCGGCGAAAATTGTTTTGAAATCGTTCGTGAAATGAAAGGTGGATTTACCGCAGGGTTTTATCAAACACTGATGTTTGTTGTGGGTAGCAGTTTAAAACAAGGCTGGAACCCGAACGATGATAAATTCGATAAACAAATCGAAGATATTGTACAGGAATATGACCGGATGTATTTAGGTGCACCTGCTTATTCCAAAGCCGCACCACCTTCCAGAAGCCGCTAA
- a CDS encoding fatty acid desaturase family protein yields MSTPKFAVTAQSFHTELKRRVNSYFEEQRKKPTGNFNLYFKAIAFGVALIAVYVHLVFFTPVLWLGIVESLVLGGLIAAIGFNVMHDGSHGSFSTNKVVNTMAAFSLNMLGGSSFMWNFKHNIIHHAYTNIDGVDDDIDIQPWLRMSNTQKKYKLHKYQHYYFWFLYALLYILWIFVMDYQKYFKQKIGNMPLKKMEVKDHVVFWSFKLVHLIIFVGIPIYFAGFVPWLVGFLVMTLFAGVVISIVFQLAHTVEHTHFPMPSEEDGRLADEWAIHQLKTTANFATRNKLISMLVGGLNFQVEHHLFPKISHVHYPAISRIIKQTCQEFNVEYIEYPKMRMAIASHVAYLREMGRG; encoded by the coding sequence ATGAGCACTCCTAAATTTGCTGTAACAGCACAATCCTTCCACACAGAATTAAAGAGAAGGGTCAATTCTTACTTCGAAGAACAAAGGAAAAAGCCCACCGGAAATTTTAATCTCTATTTCAAAGCAATTGCGTTTGGTGTTGCATTGATAGCAGTTTATGTTCACCTGGTTTTCTTTACACCGGTTTTATGGTTGGGTATTGTAGAATCATTAGTATTGGGTGGATTGATCGCTGCCATTGGTTTTAATGTGATGCATGATGGATCACATGGAAGTTTCAGCACAAACAAGGTTGTAAATACAATGGCTGCGTTTTCATTGAACATGTTAGGCGGCAGCAGCTTTATGTGGAATTTCAAACACAATATTATTCATCATGCCTATACCAATATTGATGGTGTGGATGATGATATCGATATTCAGCCGTGGTTACGGATGAGCAACACTCAAAAGAAATACAAGCTGCATAAATACCAGCATTACTATTTCTGGTTCTTATATGCATTGTTGTACATCCTTTGGATCTTCGTAATGGACTATCAAAAATATTTTAAGCAGAAGATAGGTAACATGCCATTGAAGAAAATGGAAGTGAAAGATCATGTTGTTTTCTGGTCATTCAAGTTAGTGCACCTGATCATTTTTGTTGGTATTCCAATTTACTTTGCAGGATTTGTTCCCTGGTTAGTAGGTTTTCTTGTAATGACGTTGTTTGCCGGAGTGGTGATCAGTATCGTGTTTCAATTGGCACATACCGTTGAGCACACACATTTCCCTATGCCGAGTGAAGAAGATGGTCGTCTTGCAGATGAGTGGGCGATTCATCAATTAAAGACAACTGCAAACTTTGCTACAAGAAATAAGTTGATTTCAATGTTGGTAGGCGGTTTAAATTTCCAGGTAGAGCATCATTTGTTTCCCAAAATTTCACATGTGCATTATCCTGCTATCAGCCGCATTATCAAACAAACCTGTCAGGAGTTTAATGTAGAATACATTGAGTATCCGAAAATGCGGATGGCCATTGCATCGCATGTGGCTTACCTGCGTGAAATGGGACGAGGTTAA